In Diadema setosum chromosome 19, eeDiaSeto1, whole genome shotgun sequence, a genomic segment contains:
- the LOC140242915 gene encoding uncharacterized protein yields MASWSWKLYVCCLSLLIFFVFSTYPGAYASERCERREPQSFQGFQTAPSSVIRRLLADYLQARKMKSRTRVSSIRPREVCITQGNECQPGSSTPCCGRMGCYTYSGEECGEGDNCICRNNQYHRDPYF; encoded by the exons ATGGCCTCTTGGAGCTGGAAACTCTACGTGTGTTGCTTGTCTCTTCTCATTTTCTTCGTCTTCTCCACTTACCCCGGAGCCTACGCCTCAGAGCGGTGTGAACGGAGGGAACCACAAAGTTTTCAG gGATTTCAGACGGCGCCCTCATCGGTCATCAGGAGACTGTTAGCTGATTACTTACAAGCGAGAAAGATGAAATCACGGACCCGAGTTAGCTCCATCAGACCACGAGAG GTGTGTATCACTCAGGGAAACGAGTGCCAACCCGGTTCTTCCACCCCTTGCTGCGGTCGTATGGGCTGCTACACCTACTCTGGCGAGGAATGCGGAGAGGGCGACAACTGCATCTGTCGAAATAACCAATACCACCGCGACCCTTACTTCTAG